Part of the uncultured Cohaesibacter sp. genome is shown below.
GATCATCGGCAATCTGGCCGGGCTGCCCGAAGAGCTGGAAGCCGCCGCGCGCAATCTCGGCGCATCCCGTTTCACGGCGTTCCGGACGGTTACCTTGCCCCAGCTGGTGCCGGGCATTGTGGCGGGGGCAACCTTCGCCTTCGTCGAGACGATGGACAATTTTGCCATCACCGCCTTTCTGACCTCGATCTCCACCACAACCCTGCCGATCGAAGCCTACAGCTACATTCGCGATATCGATGATCCGACAGTGGCTGCCATGGCAACCGTTCTGATCGTGCTCAGCGTTGCCTTGGTGTTCATCGTCGAGCGGCTGGTCGGTCTTGACAAATTCCTGAATGACTAGGGGAAGCCAGCCTTCTTTCCGCTGGAGCGGAGGCTGGTGCCATCCCATTTTTCAAGTATCGGACAAGTAAAATGACAGATCTTATTGCAAAGCCGGCCAATATGGCGCCTCCGGCTCCCTCCTATCCATGGCCAAACGCCTGCAGGGCCGCGCTGTTTCCGGCATTTGATGTGGACTCGGAGTCCGTCTGGCTGGGCGCTGACGCTGCCAACGCCAACCGCCTGATCACCCGCTCCTACGGTGGCTATGAGGCGCGGGTTGGCATTCCCAAGATTCTTGAAGTCCTGAAGCGTCACGGTGTGAAAGCCACGTTCTTCGTCACGGGCTGGTCGGTCGAAGCGTTGCCTGCGGTCTGCGAAGCCATTCTCAAGGATGGCCACGAGATCGGCCATCATGGATATTTGCATCTGCGCCCGGATACCTCCGAGCAATCGGTTCGGATCGAGGAACTGGAAAAGGGCTTCGACGTCATGAAACGGCTGTTGGGCATCCGCCCGGTTGGCTATCGGGCCCCATGGGGCGAAACCTGCCCGGAAAACATGGAGCTGCTGAAAACATACGGCATTCGCTATTCCAGTTCCTTCCGGGACGATATTCGCCCCTACCGCCATGGTCTTGAAAGTGGCGAAGGGCCGGTCGAAATTCCGGTCAGTCTGAGCTTTGATGATTGGGGCTACGGCCTTTCCCATCGGACAAGCCCACGCTCGATTTTCGGGCGCGAACACGTGCTGGGCATCTGGTCGGAGGAATTTGATCAGACCCGTGAATGGGGCGGACTTACCACCATGGTCATGCATCCCCAGGTTACCGGACGACCTATGCGGATCAAGATCCTCGACCAGTTTCTTTCTCATGTTCAGGAAACGGGTGATACTTGGATCGCCACTGGGTGTGAGATCCTGGAGCATTTTGAAGCATGTGAAGCGAAGGACAAATAGTCATCGGTAGGCCAATGGCCAAGCTTATAGGGAGGCGGGTTGGACCCGCCTTTTTTGCTGCCGATATAGTGACAATTGAAGGCGGCTATGCCGCTGCTTCGAGTTCTCTGGCAAGTGCCCTTACCACAGGAGCTAGATCAGACATCCTGCCATCACCGAAATAGAGTGTCGCTCCATTGATTGAACAGGCAACGCGTGTGTTGGCATTGACTATAAAACTGGACGCGATGCCGCATGTGCCGATATTGCATTCGTCGAAATCGATGGCGGTTCCGTTGCGTCGCGCCGCTTCCAACTCAGTGCGTAATTCTTCAGCGGTTTTGGGATAGCTTTGTGGGATCGTCACGAGAAAGCGTGGCCAGAGGGACGGATCCAATTGGGAAATGAGCGCCTTGCCCACCGCAGTCGTGATCGCTATGTTGCGCATTCCGACATGGGAATTGATCTGCAACTCTCTTGCCCCGCGGACACATTCAATCAACATGATTTCCGTACCATCCAGTATAGCGAGATGAATGGTGTCTCGCGTCTGGTGAGCATATTTGACGAGAATCGAATGCAATCGCTGGACAAAGTCGAAACTGGCGCGCTTTTTCTCGCCAAGTTCAAGCAATCGATAGCCGAGTTGGTATTGGCGATTGCTGAGTTCCAGATAGCCGCGTTCAACAAGGGTCGATAGCAGGCGATGCGTTGTTGAACGCGTGAGCCCGGATGCCTGGCACAGATCGGATAATGTATTGTGTCCATGCGCCACAAGATCCAC
Proteins encoded:
- a CDS encoding polysaccharide deacetylase; this translates as MTDLIAKPANMAPPAPSYPWPNACRAALFPAFDVDSESVWLGADAANANRLITRSYGGYEARVGIPKILEVLKRHGVKATFFVTGWSVEALPAVCEAILKDGHEIGHHGYLHLRPDTSEQSVRIEELEKGFDVMKRLLGIRPVGYRAPWGETCPENMELLKTYGIRYSSSFRDDIRPYRHGLESGEGPVEIPVSLSFDDWGYGLSHRTSPRSIFGREHVLGIWSEEFDQTREWGGLTTMVMHPQVTGRPMRIKILDQFLSHVQETGDTWIATGCEILEHFEACEAKDK
- a CDS encoding IclR family transcriptional regulator, translated to MSQVLERALDLVDLVAHGHNTLSDLCQASGLTRSTTHRLLSTLVERGYLELSNRQYQLGYRLLELGEKKRASFDFVQRLHSILVKYAHQTRDTIHLAILDGTEIMLIECVRGARELQINSHVGMRNIAITTAVGKALISQLDPSLWPRFLVTIPQSYPKTAEELRTELEAARRNGTAIDFDECNIGTCGIASSFIVNANTRVACSINGATLYFGDGRMSDLAPVVRALARELEAAA